A genomic segment from Saprospiraceae bacterium encodes:
- a CDS encoding PHB depolymerase family esterase: protein MMHKTIRFSLAILLVGSLSSLFATETSSSYAALNGGEYTVVVEGYDWGPAVSKVILSLDESATAANMSDYSVAVKRSTACFEIAEAQATGSRTVLYAYVSDAKGKVQAKGSYITLVLAVAPNMPLASPIQYSRNENCRGNNWIDYKLTITHIASKKVWNKEVDRIIPLIDDFDLSGKFEYGEGQTMSYASFTPQTSKEKSPLIIWLHGGGEGGTDPSIPLIANRAANYASEEIQAYFGGAYVLVPQCPGAWMHNAKGVTTHGEEDDIYNQPLMALIKEYVAAHPKIDTDRIYLGGCSNGGYMTLKLILLYPDFFAAGFPSALAYQSEFITDQQIERIKQLPIWFIQSKDDPVTIPEKTVIPVYQRLKAAGAPDVHFTFYDHVVDLSGFFGGENYHYNGHWSWIYSHANHCKRDLDGTPVTLGGRPVTIMEWLAAKTK from the coding sequence ATGATGCACAAAACAATACGCTTTTCACTAGCCATCCTGCTGGTCGGCTCCCTTAGCAGCCTTTTTGCCACGGAAACCTCAAGCTCCTATGCAGCCCTCAATGGAGGGGAATACACCGTCGTCGTGGAGGGTTACGACTGGGGACCTGCCGTCAGCAAAGTCATTCTTTCGCTGGATGAGTCGGCCACCGCGGCCAATATGTCGGATTATAGCGTTGCGGTGAAACGGAGCACCGCTTGTTTTGAGATAGCCGAGGCGCAAGCCACTGGCAGCAGAACCGTCTTATACGCCTACGTATCAGATGCAAAAGGCAAAGTCCAGGCGAAAGGCAGTTATATCACCCTTGTCTTGGCCGTAGCGCCCAATATGCCGCTGGCTTCTCCCATTCAATATTCGCGTAATGAAAATTGCCGGGGCAATAATTGGATCGATTACAAATTGACCATTACCCATATCGCCAGCAAAAAGGTGTGGAATAAGGAAGTTGATCGCATCATTCCGCTCATTGATGACTTCGATCTTTCCGGTAAATTTGAATATGGCGAAGGCCAAACGATGTCCTACGCCTCCTTTACACCCCAAACCAGCAAAGAAAAATCGCCCCTCATCATTTGGCTCCACGGCGGCGGCGAAGGCGGAACCGATCCTTCTATTCCGCTCATTGCCAACCGTGCGGCCAATTATGCCTCGGAAGAAATTCAGGCTTATTTTGGTGGAGCCTATGTGTTGGTGCCACAATGCCCAGGTGCCTGGATGCATAATGCCAAGGGCGTAACGACTCACGGAGAAGAGGATGATATTTATAATCAACCCTTGATGGCTTTGATCAAGGAATATGTGGCGGCCCACCCGAAGATTGATACCGATCGGATTTACCTCGGCGGTTGCTCCAATGGTGGCTATATGACCCTCAAATTGATCCTGTTGTATCCTGATTTTTTTGCTGCGGGTTTCCCTAGTGCCTTGGCTTACCAGTCAGAATTCATTACAGACCAACAAATTGAGCGCATTAAGCAGTTACCGATCTGGTTCATCCAATCCAAAGACGATCCGGTAACCATTCCGGAAAAAACAGTTATTCCTGTTTACCAACGATTGAAAGCGGCTGGTGCCCCAGATGTACACTTCACTTTCTATGACCATGTCGTCGACCTGAGCGGGTTCTTTGGTGGCGAAAACTATCATTATAACGGCCATTGGTCTTGGATTTATTCCCACGCTAACCACTGCAAACGAGATCTTGACGGAACCCCCGTCACCCTTGGTGGCAGACCCGTAACCATCATGGAATGGCTGGCAGCAAAGACTAAGTAA